In Chloroflexaceae bacterium, the following proteins share a genomic window:
- a CDS encoding 4a-hydroxytetrahydrobiopterin dehydratase yields the protein TFTFRNFREAMGFVVQVALLAERADHHPDIEIRYKQVTLRLSTHSAGGLTEKDFELAQQIDLLQV from the coding sequence CACTTTCACCTTCCGCAACTTCCGCGAGGCGATGGGCTTCGTGGTGCAGGTGGCGCTGCTTGCTGAACGCGCCGACCACCACCCCGACATCGAGATTCGCTACAAGCAGGTGACCCTGCGCCTGAGTACCCACTCGGCAGGCGGACTGACCGAGAAGGATTTTGAACTGGCGCAGCAGATAGACCTGTTGCAGGTATAA